A DNA window from Pseudorasbora parva isolate DD20220531a chromosome 5, ASM2467924v1, whole genome shotgun sequence contains the following coding sequences:
- the LOC137075807 gene encoding uncharacterized protein, with amino-acid sequence MARKPSQVVDQPSPAVSGDPITSTYSTQDPGVPASVPRTTADVTSPTESCSIVSTAPSGALLQAPSGVRLHRLWSETLPQEDHRWIASRLFKSGPKGKPELRENLQLWYYPPQPALTYNQAPAPDRFFCHALLLWMPYKLWRVKVLCPNPACGQHQLTGGGLHKRARQVLDIDRMYNMVTETLICAKCKASHVSWSQTVLQQLDLGHRSEFRVILTRKYACDMRVIRLLRERGLGNSPTRVIKQLRENHSEEWLQRLARYTTQCVDFLNGPGVLPVKFQEPPEPTVVPSCKWLLTVYSQDILTRLDEIHARITSTYGSILKMDSTKKITKKLAGTARGTGLWLTSVGNEFGQVLISVLTAQEGAGLDIMVDGLVKRYQKAGVDPPAVLYVDCGCCTEVGETKLKTRFRGWPDLLIRLDIWHFMRRIALGCTTDAHQLYPIFMSRLSACIFEWDAADVSELRVAKREQLISQGWPALTDEDVHKHLTRGELALHCRRRTHGEETTILLLERLLTELLSSRGNDSLGVPLLDRERMEHIWNVQKKHVKCIQDPPGVVLYTETGSLTKGGMLLKTYRCARGSTSLESFHLHLNRFIPGTSANSLNFQIYLLEGLHRWNQDREAASLSMEPSALRSYTGELVHCVNTNYEKLFGRKVVPTFCSPARYTGELIGVQYLFQQTGQSLQDMNPDSEQTAELIEDLSVEERDEDEGFCDISEDHTITDPEAVLSPSSTLTLGSPTLVTSSDISALGSTSPSLLPDPTHGLTQSHSSAGPSGTAVSPFPSEPEDAGQDDDDDDDDDDDDDGEMAVDYQNVPGYQHVDRLAEYLVELRGHTTLSLTNQEANTIIALWQNLDDQDKKGVVKAARYQKRLLSGRFRVPKRPTQNPGVESTIRCVLGASGIAAQWPDCCRLVETIFIRLCNAHPSPKRKGKGALSRWSLILQDYRRIRQLVLGNGLVMGGTSIQLVEVNQNTLIQWYNNRQKKQELSVLLQGIQLPQPLHVAQEPLQVAKRLRTEPEQPGEQHQFKLPESTAGQAKQRQTSVGRPPLRPKAPAQSQMLVTPSAPGSSLQMVPNIMIPAAPGFHSVPVFQVPMYQGVQMVQGIPMVQGVQMVQGMPMIQPLLQPTVVRGTSSQPATPETMPKRPYRRTVEANTCKKCGQYKTSATGHSQYRGRVYCPQTETVCKEVWLEEMRYACDMRVIRLLRERGLGNSPTRVIKQLRENHSEEWLQRLARYTTQCVDFLNGPGVLPVKFQEPPEPTVVPSCKWLLTVYSQDILTRLDEIHARITSTYGSILKMDSTKKITKKLAGTARGTGLWLTSVGNEFGQVLISVLTAQEGAGLDIMVDGLVKRYQKAGVDPPAVLYVDCGCCTEVGETKLKTRFRGWPDLLIRLDIWHFMRRIALGCTTDAHQLYPIFMSRLSACIFEWDAADVSELRVAKREQLISQGWPALTDEDVHKHLTRGELALHCRRRTHGEETTILLLERLLTELLSSRGNDSLGVPLLDRERMEHIWNVQKKHVKCIQDPPGVVLYTETGSLTKGGMLLKTYRCARGSTSLESFHLHLNRFIPGTSANSLNFQIYLLEGLHRWNQDREAASLSMEPSALRSYTGELVHCVNTNYEKLFGRKVVPTFCSPARYTGELIGVQYLFQQTGQSLQDMNPDSEQTAELIEDLSVEERDEDEGFCDISEDHTITDPEAVLSPSSTLTLGSPTLVTSSDISALGSTSPSLLPDPTHGLTQSHSSAGPSGTAVSPFPSEPEDAGQDDDDDDDDDDDDDGEMAVDYQNVPGYQHVDRLAEYLVELRGHTTLSLTNQEANTIIALWQNLDDQDKKGVVKAARYQKRLLSGRFRVPKRPTQNPGVESTIRCVLGASGIAAQWPDCCRLVETIFIRLCNAHPSPKRKGKGALSRWSLILQDYRRIRQLVLGNGLVMGGTSIQLVEVNQNTLIQWYNNRQKKQELSVLLQGIQLPQPLHVAQEPLQVAKRLRTEPEQPGEQHQFKLPESTAGQAKQRQTSVGRPPLRPKAPAQSQMLVTPSAPGSSLQMVPNIMIPAAPGFHSVPVFQVPMYQGVQMVQGIPMVQGVQMVQGMPMIQPLLQPTVVRGTSSQPATPETMPKRPYRRTVEANTCKKCGQYKTSATGHSQYRGRVYCPQTETVCKEVWLEEMRYACDMRVIRLLRERGLGNSPTRVIKQLRENHSEEWLQRLARYTTQCVDFLNGPGVLPVKFQEPPEPTVVPSCKWLLTVYSQDILTRLDEIHARITSTYGSILKMDSTKKITKKLAGTARGTGLWLTSVGNEFGQVLISVLTAQEGAGLDIMVDGLVKRYQKAGVDPPAVLYVDCGCCTEVGETKLKTRFRGWPDLLIRLDIWHFMRRIALGCTTDAHQLYPIFMSRLSACIFEWDAADVSELRVAKREQLISQGWPALTDEDVHKHLTRGELALHCRRRTHGEETTILLLERLLTELLSSRGNDSLGVPLLDRERMEHIWNVQKKHVKCIQDPPGVVLYTETGSLTKGGMLLKTYRCARGSTSLESFHLHLNRFIPGTSANSLNFQIYLLEGLHRWNQDREAASLSMEPSALRSYTGELVHCVNTNYEKLFGRKVVPTFCSPARYTGELIGVQYLFQQTGQSLQDMNPDSEQTAELIEDLSVEERDEDEGFCDISEDHTITDPEAVLSPSSTLTLGSPTLVTSSDISALGSTSPSLLPDPTHGLTQSHSSAGPSGTAVSPFPSEPEDAGQDDDDDDDDDDDDDGEMAVDYQNVPGYQHVDRLAEYLVELRGHTTLSLTNQEANTIIALWQNLDDQDKKGVVKAARYQKRLLSGRFRVPKRPTQNPGVESTIRCVLGASGIAAQWPDCCRLVETIFIRLCNAHPSPKRKGKGALSRWSLILQDYRRIRQLVLGNGLVMGGTSIQLVEVNQNTLIQWYNNRQKKQELSVLLQGIQLPQPLHVAQEPLQVAKRLRTEPEQPGEQHQFKLPESTAGQAKQRQTSVGRPPLRPKAPAQSQMLVTPSAPGSSLQMVPNIMIPAAPGFHSVPVFQVPMYQGVQMVQGIPMVQGVQMVQGMPMIQPLLQPTVVRGTSSQPATPETMPKRPYRRTVEANTCKKCGQYKTSATGHSQYRGRVYCPQTETVCKEVWLEEMRRTISK; translated from the exons ATGGCTAGGAAACCATCTCAGGTTGTTGACCAGCCCAGCCCAGCAGTGTCCGGTGATCCTATAACAAGCACCTACTCT ACACAAGACCCTGGAGTTCCAGCCTCTGTCCCCAGAACCACTGCAGATGTGACCAGTCCTACAGAGTCGTGCAGTATTGTCTCT actgctccttctggagcattGCTGCAAGCTCCATCTGGAGTTCGACTGCATCGTTTGTGGTCGGAGACCTTGCCACAGGAAGATCACAGGTGGATTGCCAGCAGACTTTTTAAATCGGGACCCAAGGGGAAACCAGAGCTTCGTGAAAACCTACAGCTCTGGTATTACCCACCACAGCCAGCACTTACATACAATCAGGCTCCAGCTCCAGACAGATTTTTTTGCCATGCTCTGTTGCTGTGGATGCCATACAAGCTGTGGAGGGTCAAGGTTCTCTGTCCCAATCCTGCCTGTGGACAGCACCAGCTGACAGGAGGCGGTCTGCACAAAAGGGCACGGCAGGTTCTGGACATCGACAGGATGTACAACATGGTCACAGAAACCCTCAtctgtgccaagtgtaaagccTCGCATGTGTCTTGGAGTCAGACTGTCCTTCAACAGTTGGATCTGGGCCATCGATCTGAGTTTCGGGTCATCCTCACACGGAA GTATGCCTGTGATATGAGGGTCATTCGGCTTCTCCGTGAACGTGGCCTTGGCAACAGTCCCACCCGGGTCATAAAACAACTGCGAGAGAACCACAGCGAGGAGTGGCTCCAGCGGCTGGCCCGGTACACCACGCAATGTGTGGACTTCCTCAATGGACCCGGGGTGTTGCCAGTAAAATTTCAGGAACCCCCAGAGCCTACAGTGGTGCCAAGCTGTAAGTGGCTGCTTACAGTCTACAGCCAAGACATCCTGACAAGGCTGGATGAAATCCATGCAAGGATTACATCCACCTATGGCTCTATCTTGAAGATGGATTCCACTAAAAAG ATCACCAAGAAGCTGGCTGGGACGGCAAGAGGAACGGGACTCTGGCTTACCTCTGTTGGCAACGAGTTTGGTCAGGTGCTCATAAGTGTGCTTACAGCCCAGGAAGGAGCAGGACTGGACATTATGGTGGATGGTCTGGTGAAACGGTACCAGAAGGCTGGTGTGGACCCACCTGCTGTATTGTACGTGGACTGTGGCTGTTGCACTGAGGTGGGCGAGACCAAGCTCAAAACTAGATTCAGAGGTTGGCCAGATCTCCTGATACGCTTGGACATCTGGCATTTTATGCGCAGGATTGCCTTGGGGTGTACAACTGATGCCCATCAACTGTATCCCATCTTCATGTCACGGCTGTCAGCATGCATTTTTGAGTGGGATGCGGCTGATGTTTCTGAGCTTCGCGTGGCAAAGAGAGAGCAGCTGATATCCCAGGGTTGGCCTGCGCTGACAGATGAAGATGTCCACAAGCATCTCACCAGGGGAGAGCTGGCCCTTCATTGCCGGAGGAGGACCCATGGAGAGGAGACTACCATCCTTCTCCTTGAGCGACTGCTTACAGAGCTCCTGAGCAGCAGGGGCAATGACTCCCTGGGTGTTCCTCTCCTGGACAGAGAAAGGATGGAGCACATCTGGAATGTCCAGAAgaagcatgttaaatgcattcAAGATCCCCCTGGTGTTGTGCTCTATACAGAGACGGGGAGCTTAACCAAGGGAGGCATGCTTCTGAAGACATACAGATGTGCAAGGGGCTCTACTTCTCTCGAGTCCTTTCATTTACATCTGAACCGGTTCATCCCAG GAACCAGTGCGAACAGTCTGAACTTTCAGATTTATCTGCTGGAGGGTCTACACCGGTGGAACCAGGACCGGGAGGCTGCTTCCCTGTCAATGGAGCCATCAGCTTTGCGTAGTTACACAGGAGAACTTGTTCACTGTGTAAACACCAACTACGAAAAGCTGTTTGGCAGGAAAGTGGTCCCCACATTTTGTTCCCCTGCACGTTACACCG GTGAGCTCATTGGAGTGCAGTACCTGTTCCAGCAGACTGGCCAGTCACTGCAGGACATGAATCCAGACTCTGAGCAGACCGCAGAGCTCATTGAGGACCTCAGTGTGGAGGAGCGAGATGAAGATGAGGGCTTCTGTGACATCAGCGAGGATCACACCATTACTGATCCGGAAGCTGTTCTGTCACCATCCTCCACACTCACACTGGGTTCTCCCACCCTGGTCACCAGCAGTGACATATCTGCACTGGGCTCCACATCCCCTTCACTGCTCCCTGACCCCACACATGGCCTCACACAGTCTCATTCATCAGCTGGACCTTCAGGGACTGCTGTCTCTCCTTTCCCCTCAGAGCCAGAGGATGCTGGTCAGGATGATGACgacgacgatgatgatgatgatgatgatgatggagagATG gCTGTTGACTACCAAAATGTCCCGGGTTATCAGCATGTGGACAGGCTGGCAGAATATCTGGTGGAACTCCGGGGTCACACAACCCTCAGCCTGACCAACCAGGAAGCCAACACAATAATTGCTCTTTGGCAGAACCTGGATGACCAGGACAAGAAAGGGGTGGTGAAAGCAGCTCGTTACCAAAAGAGACTGCTGAGTGGACGCTTCAGAGTCCCAAAGAGGCCCACTCAGAACCCAGGGGTAGAGAGCACCATCAGATGTGTGCTGGGTGCAAGTGGCATAGCTGCTCAGTGGCCTGACTGTTGCCGTCTGGTGGAGACCATCTTCATCAGACTTTGCAATGCTCACCCAAGCCCCAAAAGAAAAGGCAAAGGAGCCCTGTCGAGATGGTCTCTGATCCTGCAAGACTATCGCAGGATAAGGCAGCTTGTACTGGGCAACGGCTTGGTGATGGGAGGGACGTCAATCCAGCTGGTGGAGGTTAACCAGAACACCCTGATTCAGTGGTACAACAACAGACAGAAAAAGCAGGaactgtctgtgctgcttcaggGTATTCAGTTGCCTCAGCCCCTCCATGTTGCTCAGGAGCCTCTCCAGGTTGCTAAACGCTTACGGACTGAGCCAGAACAACCAGGGGAACAGCACCAGTTTAAGCTGCCAGAGAGCACAGCAGGTCAGGCAAAGCAGAGGCAGACTTCTGTTGGGCGACCCCCTCTCAGACCCAAGGCACCAGCGCAGAGCCAGATGTTGGTGACACCATCAGCCCCTGGATCATCACTGCAGATGGTACCAAATATTATGATACCAGCAGCACCAGGGTTCCACAGTGTGCCAGTGTTTCAGGTGCCAATGTACCAGGGAGTCCAAATGGTCCAGGGAATCCCAATGGTCCAAGGTGTTCAAATGGTACAAGGAATGCCAATGATCCAGCCACTGTTACAGCCTACAGTGGTGCGGGGAACCAGCTCACAGCCTGCTACACCAGAAACCATGCCTAAGAGACCCTACAGGAGAACTGTAGAGGCAAACACGTGCAAAAAATGTGGGCAATACAAAACCAGTGCAACGGGACATAGCCAGTACAGGGGCAGGGTGTATTGCCCACAGACTGAGACAGTTTGCAAGGAGGTGTGGTTAGAGGAAATGCG GTATGCCTGTGATATGAGGGTCATTCGGCTTCTCCGTGAACGTGGCCTTGGCAACAGTCCCACCCGGGTCATAAAACAACTGCGAGAGAACCACAGCGAGGAGTGGCTCCAGCGGCTGGCCCGGTACACCACGCAATGTGTGGACTTCCTCAATGGACCCGGGGTGTTGCCAGTAAAATTTCAGGAACCCCCAGAGCCTACAGTGGTGCCAAGCTGTAAGTGGCTGCTTACAGTCTACAGCCAAGACATCCTGACAAGGCTGGATGAAATCCATGCAAGGATTACATCCACCTATGGCTCTATCTTGAAGATGGATTCCACTAAAAAG ATCACCAAGAAGCTGGCTGGGACGGCAAGAGGAACGGGACTCTGGCTTACCTCTGTTGGCAACGAGTTTGGTCAGGTGCTCATAAGTGTGCTTACAGCCCAGGAAGGAGCAGGACTGGACATTATGGTGGATGGTCTGGTGAAACGGTACCAGAAGGCTGGTGTGGACCCACCTGCTGTATTGTACGTGGACTGTGGCTGTTGCACTGAGGTGGGCGAGACCAAGCTCAAAACTAGATTCAGAGGTTGGCCAGATCTCCTGATACGCTTGGACATCTGGCATTTTATGCGCAGGATTGCCTTGGGGTGTACAACTGATGCCCATCAACTGTATCCCATCTTCATGTCACGGCTGTCAGCATGCATTTTTGAGTGGGATGCGGCTGATGTTTCTGAGCTTCGCGTGGCAAAGAGAGAGCAGCTGATATCCCAGGGTTGGCCTGCGCTGACAGATGAAGATGTCCACAAGCATCTCACCAGGGGAGAGCTGGCCCTTCATTGCCGGAGGAGGACCCATGGAGAGGAGACTACCATCCTTCTCCTTGAGCGACTGCTTACAGAGCTCCTGAGCAGCAGGGGCAATGACTCCCTGGGTGTTCCTCTCCTGGACAGAGAAAGGATGGAGCACATCTGGAATGTCCAGAAgaagcatgttaaatgcattcAAGATCCCCCTGGTGTTGTGCTCTATACAGAGACGGGGAGCTTAACCAAGGGAGGCATGCTTCTGAAGACATACAGATGTGCAAGGGGCTCTACTTCTCTCGAGTCCTTTCATTTACATCTGAACCGGTTCATCCCAG GAACCAGTGCGAACAGTCTGAACTTTCAGATTTATCTGCTGGAGGGTCTACACCGGTGGAACCAGGACCGGGAGGCTGCTTCCCTGTCAATGGAGCCATCAGCTTTGCGTAGTTACACAGGAGAACTTGTTCACTGTGTAAACACCAACTACGAAAAGCTGTTTGGCAGGAAAGTGGTCCCCACATTTTGTTCCCCTGCACGTTACACCG GTGAGCTCATTGGAGTGCAGTACCTGTTCCAGCAGACTGGCCAGTCACTGCAGGACATGAATCCAGACTCTGAGCAGACCGCAGAGCTCATTGAGGACCTCAGTGTGGAGGAGCGAGATGAAGATGAGGGCTTCTGTGACATCAGCGAGGATCACACCATTACTGATCCGGAAGCTGTTCTGTCACCATCCTCCACACTCACACTGGGTTCTCCCACCCTGGTCACCAGCAGTGACATATCTGCACTGGGCTCCACATCCCCTTCACTGCTCCCTGACCCCACACATGGCCTCACACAGTCTCATTCATCAGCTGGACCTTCAGGGACTGCTGTCTCTCCTTTCCCCTCAGAGCCAGAGGATGCTGGTCAGGATGATGACgacgacgatgatgatgatgatgatgatgatggagagATG gCTGTTGACTACCAAAATGTCCCGGGTTATCAGCATGTGGACAGGCTGGCAGAATATCTGGTGGAACTCCGGGGTCACACAACCCTCAGCCTGACCAACCAGGAAGCCAACACAATAATTGCTCTTTGGCAGAACCTGGATGACCAGGACAAGAAAGGGGTGGTGAAAGCAGCTCGTTACCAAAAGAGACTGCTGAGTGGACGCTTCAGAGTCCCAAAGAGGCCCACTCAGAACCCAGGGGTAGAGAGCACCATCAGATGTGTGCTGGGTGCAAGTGGCATAGCTGCTCAGTGGCCTGACTGTTGCCGTCTGGTGGAGACCATCTTCATCAGACTTTGCAATGCTCACCCAAGCCCCAAAAGAAAAGGCAAAGGAGCCCTGTCGAGATGGTCTCTGATCCTGCAAGACTATCGCAGGATAAGGCAGCTTGTACTGGGCAACGGCTTGGTGATGGGAGGGACGTCAATCCAGCTGGTGGAGGTTAACCAGAACACCCTGATTCAGTGGTACAACAACAGACAGAAAAAGCAGGaactgtctgtgctgcttcaggGTATTCAGTTGCCTCAGCCCCTCCATGTTGCTCAGGAGCCTCTCCAGGTTGCTAAACGCTTACGGACTGAGCCAGAACAACCAGGGGAACAGCACCAGTTTAAGCTGCCAGAGAGCACAGCAGGTCAGGCAAAGCAGAGGCAGACTTCTGTTGGGCGACCCCCTCTCAGACCCAAGGCACCAGCGCAGAGCCAGATGTTGGTGACACCATCAGCCCCTGGATCATCACTGCAGATGGTACCAAATATTATGATACCAGCAGCACCAGGGTTCCACAGTGTGCCAGTGTTTCAGGTGCCAATGTACCAGGGAGTCCAAATGGTCCAGGGAATCCCAATGGTCCAAGGTGTTCAAATGGTACAAGGAATGCCAATGATCCAGCCACTGTTACAGCCTACAGTGGTGCGGGGAACCAGCTCACAGCCTGCTACACCAGAAACCATGCCTAAGAGACCCTACAGGAGAACTGTAGAGGCAAACACGTGCAAAAAATGTGGGCAATACAAAACCAGTGCAACGGGACATAGCCAGTACAGGGGCAGGGTGTATTGCCCACAGACTGAGACAGTTTGCAAGGAGGTGTGGTTAGAGGAAATGCG GTATGCCTGTGATATGAGGGTCATTCGGCTTCTCCGTGAACGTGGCCTTGGCAACAGTCCCACCCGGGTCATAAAACAACTGCGAGAGAACCACAGCGAGGAGTGGCTCCAGCGGCTGGCCCGGTACACCACGCAATGTGTGGACTTCCTCAATGGACCCGGGGTGTTGCCAGTAAAATTTCAGGAACCCCCAGAGCCTACAGTGGTGCCAAGCTGTAAGTGGCTGCTTACAGTCTACAGCCAAGACATCCTGACAAGGCTGGATGAAATCCATGCAAGGATTACATCCACCTATGGCTCTATCTTGAAGATGGATTCCACTAAAAAG ATCACCAAGAAGCTGGCTGGGACGGCAAGAGGAACGGGACTCTGGCTTACCTCTGTTGGCAACGAGTTTGGTCAGGTGCTCATAAGTGTGCTTACAGCCCAGGAAGGAGCAGGACTGGACATTATGGTGGATGGTCTGGTGAAACGGTACCAGAAGGCTGGTGTGGACCCACCTGCTGTATTGTACGTGGACTGTGGCTGTTGCACTGAGGTGGGCGAGACCAAGCTCAAAACTAGATTCAGAGGTTGGCCAGATCTCCTGATACGCTTGGACATCTGGCATTTTATGCGCAGGATTGCCTTGGGGTGTACAACTGATGCCCATCAACTGTATCCCATCTTCATGTCACGGCTGTCAGCATGCATTTTTGAGTGGGATGCGGCTGATGTTTCTGAGCTTCGCGTGGCAAAGAGAGAGCAGCTGATATCCCAGGGTTGGCCTGCGCTGACAGATGAAGATGTCCACAAGCATCTCACCAGGGGAGAGCTGGCCCTTCATTGCCGGAGGAGGACCCATGGAGAGGAGACTACCATCCTTCTCCTTGAGCGACTGCTTACAGAGCTCCTGAGCAGCAGGGGCAATGACTCCCTGGGTGTTCCTCTCCTGGACAGAGAAAGGATGGAGCACATCTGGAATGTCCAGAAgaagcatgttaaatgcattcAAGATCCCCCTGGTGTTGTGCTCTATACAGAGACGGGGAGCTTAACCAAGGGAGGCATGCTTCTGAAGACATACAGATGTGCAAGGGGCTCTACTTCTCTCGAGTCCTTTCATTTACATCTGAACCGGTTCATCCCAG GAACCAGTGCGAACAGTCTGAACTTTCAGATTTATCTGCTGGAGGGTCTACACCGGTGGAACCAGGACCGGGAGGCTGCTTCCCTGTCAATGGAGCCATCAGCTTTGCGTAGTTACACAGGAGAACTTGTTCACTGTGTAAACACCAACTACGAAAAGCTGTTTGGCAGGAAAGTGGTCCCCACATTTTGTTCCCCTGCACGTTACACCG GTGAGCTCATTGGAGTGCAGTACCTGTTCCAGCAGACTGGCCAGTCACTGCAGGACATGAATCCAGACTCTGAGCAGACCGCAGAGCTCATTGAGGACCTCAGTGTGGAGGAGCGAGATGAAGATGAGGGCTTCTGTGACATCAGCGAGGATCACACCATTACTGATCCGGAAGCTGTTCTGTCACCATCCTCCACACTCACACTGGGTTCTCCCACCCTGGTCACCAGCAGTGACATATCTGCACTGGGCTCCACATCCCCTTCACTGCTCCCTGACCCCACACATGGCCTCACACAGTCTCATTCATCAGCTGGACCTTCAGGGACTGCTGTCTCTCCTTTCCCCTCAGAGCCAGAGGATGCTGGTCAGGATGATGACgacgacgatgatgatgatgatgatgatgatggagagATG gCTGTTGACTACCAAAATGTCCCGGGTTATCAGCATGTGGACAGGCTGGCAGAATATCTGGTGGAACTCCGGGGTCACACAACCCTCAGCCTGACCAACCAGGAAGCCAACACAATAATTGCTCTTTGGCAGAACCTGGATGACCAGGACAAGAAAGGGGTGGTGAAAGCAGCTCGTTACCAAAAGAGACTGCTGAGTGGACGCTTCAGAGTCCCAAAGAGGCCCACTCAGAACCCAGGGGTAGAGAGCACCATCAGATGTGTGCTGGGTGCAAGTGGCATAGCTGCTCAGTGGCCTGACTGTTGCCGTCTGGTGGAGACCATCTTCATCAGACTTTGCAATGCTCACCCAAGCCCCAAAAGAAAAGGCAAAGGAGCCCTGTCGAGATGGTCTCTGATCCTGCAAGACTATCGCAGGATAAGGCAGCTTGTACTGGGCAACGGCTTGGTGATGGGAGGGACGTCAATCCAGCTGGTGGAGGTTAACCAGAACACCCTGATTCAGTGGTACAACAACAGACAGAAAAAGCAGGaactgtctgtgctgcttcaggGTATTCAGTTGCCTCAGCCCCTCCATGTTGCTCAGGAGCCTCTCCAGGTTGCTAAACGCTTACGGACTGAGCCAGAACAACCAGGGGAACAGCACCAGTTTAAGCTGCCAGAGAGCACAGCAGGTCAGGCAAAGCAGAGGCAGACTTCTGTTGGGCGACCCCCTCTCAGACCCAAGGCACCAGCGCAGAGCCAGATGTTGGTGACACCATCAGCCCCTGGATCATCACTGCAGATGGTACCAAATATTATGATACCAGCAGCACCAGGGTTCCACAGTGTGCCAGTGTTTCAGGTGCCAATGTACCAGGGAGTCCAAATGGTCCAGGGAATCCCAATGGTCCAAGGTGTTCAAATGGTACAAGGAATGCCAATGATCCAGCCACTGTTACAGCCTACAGTGGTGCGGGGAACCAGCTCACAGCCTGCTACACCAGAAACCATGCCTAAGAGACCCTACAGGAGAACTGTAGAGGCAAACACGTGCAAAAAATGTGGGCAATACAAAACCAGTGCAACGGGACATAGCCAGTACAGGGGCAGGGTGTATTGCCCACAGACTGAGACAGTTTGCAAGGAGGTGTGGTTAGAGGAAATGCGGCGAACCATTTCTAAataa